The Sporosarcina luteola genome contains a region encoding:
- a CDS encoding sporulation protein YqfD, translating into MIHKRYSVVLTGKTDPARFLSFLVGYGVKMSGVMESGKGIRFRTDKKGIQVIRKHRRRFKMKVTIKTADEGTVEKRVFTSFRFLIACIIPLIASLFLWKIEIETDVPEVSERIGNKLEETSITLFRPLHLIPDEGEIRRSLMVEDPSLSWVRFKRSGSTLTVIPMLSPKLNDSIEKSGPPSDLVARTGGVITGFQLSRGERVARVHQTVKKGDLLATGILEQGSKKTVVGAEGSVYADFWLEYSFKIPKKVDYHLLGEENVIIHWRSPIVWMDGRMPKLQSFIQTERYREDRLDQFDLTEGMEQDVIIPLLKYKILTETQSDLIIKDENILHLTFGNDTVEGTILFLINENIAIKRPLSQGD; encoded by the coding sequence ATGATTCATAAACGGTACAGCGTTGTCCTCACCGGTAAAACGGATCCGGCCAGGTTCCTGTCATTCCTTGTAGGCTACGGCGTGAAGATGTCCGGAGTAATGGAATCAGGAAAAGGAATCCGGTTTCGCACCGATAAAAAAGGAATTCAAGTCATTAGGAAACATAGGCGCCGTTTCAAAATGAAAGTGACTATCAAAACTGCGGATGAAGGTACCGTAGAGAAAAGGGTATTCACGTCCTTCCGTTTTCTTATTGCGTGCATCATTCCACTTATTGCATCCTTATTTCTGTGGAAAATTGAAATTGAAACCGACGTGCCTGAAGTATCTGAACGGATCGGCAACAAATTGGAGGAGACTTCGATCACCTTATTCCGGCCGCTTCACTTGATTCCGGATGAAGGGGAAATCCGAAGATCGCTCATGGTAGAGGATCCATCACTCTCCTGGGTGCGATTTAAAAGGTCGGGAAGCACATTGACAGTTATCCCGATGCTCTCCCCGAAATTGAATGACAGTATTGAAAAATCCGGCCCACCTTCAGATTTAGTCGCACGCACTGGGGGGGTTATTACAGGATTTCAATTAAGCAGGGGAGAAAGGGTCGCGCGCGTACATCAAACTGTGAAAAAAGGAGATTTGCTGGCGACAGGCATACTGGAGCAAGGAAGTAAAAAGACAGTTGTAGGGGCGGAAGGTTCGGTGTATGCTGATTTTTGGTTGGAATATTCTTTTAAGATCCCTAAAAAAGTTGATTACCATCTGCTTGGAGAGGAGAATGTGATTATTCATTGGAGATCTCCCATTGTATGGATGGATGGAAGAATGCCGAAGCTACAATCGTTCATACAGACTGAAAGGTACCGGGAAGATCGTCTGGACCAATTCGACTTGACCGAAGGCATGGAGCAAGATGTCATCATCCCGTTGCTAAAATACAAAATATTAACGGAAACTCAATCCGATCTGATAATAAAAGATGAAAACATTTTACACTTGACGTTTGGAAATGATACAGTTGAGGGGACAATATTATTTTTAATCAATGAGAATATAGCGATAAAAAGACCGTTATCCCAAGGAGACTGA
- a CDS encoding PhoH family protein, with amino-acid sequence MSEQLIQLHIEEPNEAVMLLGISDQNMKLIEESMSISILTRGDTISLAGEEQDIIAGKFLLEQLLKVIRKGININLRDISTAIEMVKNGTIEYFAELYDEEIARTAKGKAIRAKTIGQREYIHAIRKNDLVFCIGPAGTGKTYLAVVLAVQAMKSGSVKRIILTRPAVEAGESLGFLPGDLKEKVDPYLRPLYDALHDVLGAEHTERLMERGVIEIAPLAYMRGRTLDDAFVILDEAQNTTKAQMKMFLTRLGFGSKMVITGDKTQIDLPRGVESGLNASEAILKNVSEIHFQYLEQGDVVRHPIVAKIIEAYESEQSS; translated from the coding sequence TTGAGCGAACAACTGATACAACTTCATATCGAAGAGCCGAACGAGGCCGTCATGCTTCTAGGCATTTCCGACCAAAATATGAAATTGATTGAAGAGTCCATGAGTATTTCCATCCTCACCCGGGGTGATACAATTTCACTGGCCGGGGAAGAACAGGATATCATTGCAGGGAAGTTTCTCCTTGAGCAATTATTGAAAGTGATCCGTAAAGGCATCAATATCAATTTACGTGATATTTCCACTGCAATTGAAATGGTGAAAAACGGAACGATTGAATACTTCGCCGAGTTATACGACGAGGAGATAGCAAGGACTGCAAAAGGGAAGGCAATTCGTGCAAAGACGATCGGCCAGCGTGAATATATCCATGCCATCCGAAAGAATGACCTTGTTTTCTGCATAGGGCCAGCCGGAACTGGAAAGACATACCTTGCAGTCGTTCTTGCTGTTCAAGCAATGAAGTCAGGATCCGTGAAAAGAATCATTTTAACGCGGCCTGCCGTCGAGGCCGGTGAAAGTCTTGGCTTCTTGCCGGGCGATCTAAAAGAGAAGGTGGATCCTTATCTGCGTCCACTCTATGATGCCCTGCACGACGTTCTAGGCGCGGAACATACAGAACGGCTCATGGAGCGCGGAGTGATTGAAATCGCTCCCCTGGCGTATATGAGGGGTCGTACGCTTGATGATGCATTTGTCATCCTTGATGAAGCTCAGAATACAACAAAGGCTCAAATGAAAATGTTTTTGACACGTCTCGGATTTGGTTCCAAAATGGTGATTACTGGAGACAAGACTCAAATCGATTTGCCGCGGGGAGTTGAATCAGGGTTGAACGCCTCCGAAGCGATTTTGAAAAATGTCTCTGAAATCCATTTTCAATACTTGGAGCAGGGTGACGTCGTCCGACATCCAATTGTTGCGAAAATCATCGAAGCATATGAAAGTGAGCAGTCATCCTAA
- a CDS encoding HD family phosphohydrolase, with protein MFTLIRNLFKSLKFKYLSLFIIGLAAIALFSLMHGNVKQETYELHEFKISPKTIRSLKTVEDTVKTEQEKRRIESEVTPFYQFNEDVAKNRAAIAINLFDFIIEEKQQNTPDVEDPDKVVKTRAEQIKEIREKFLKLEEEEPGLRLTDDAIASLLSRDIPVLQKIQSAIASIITEELSKPVRTGDLSTVRYEVERKLRLSEAIPPAELQTLITLGRSLVVETETINKGLTDKRIEEEKNAVEPTRILQGQVIVREGQFIDSEIYRQLELTGLLKNQSSTKPMAGLIMYVIFISIIVFMHFVTWQEDNNKKKKALLIIYSIFFILVIMMKLISLIDREFDVQVAFLFPTALAPLLAKLLTNERLAFMLTIITASTAGIMLQEGFAAIMQMEVALYILFSAIISIYVLGDNGRRSNILRTSLFVAASNILFIGFYLLMTQSSYELSELLFYLIAALASGVISGALTIGLMPFFESAFGLLSDMRLIELSNPNHPLLKKVLTETPGTYHHSVMVANLADAACESVGADGLLARVGSYYHDIGKTIRPGFFIENQHGTVNPHDELPPEKSRDIIIAHANDGADLLAKHKMPIEIINIARQHHGTSFLKFFFVKAKEMGQDVVEDDFRYPGPKPQSKEIAIISIADSVEAAVRSLKEPTPERIAKLVKSIITSKLNDGQFDECDLSMKELKTIENVICETLNGIFHSRIEYPD; from the coding sequence ATGTTTACACTGATCAGAAATCTTTTCAAATCCTTGAAATTCAAATACTTATCATTATTCATCATTGGATTGGCAGCTATCGCATTATTTTCGCTAATGCACGGCAATGTAAAGCAGGAGACATATGAGCTCCATGAATTCAAAATATCTCCGAAAACGATTCGATCATTGAAAACAGTTGAAGACACTGTTAAGACGGAGCAGGAAAAACGGAGAATCGAATCCGAAGTGACACCGTTTTACCAGTTCAATGAGGATGTTGCAAAGAATAGAGCGGCCATTGCCATTAACTTATTTGATTTCATCATTGAGGAGAAACAGCAAAACACCCCCGACGTCGAAGATCCAGATAAAGTAGTGAAAACACGTGCGGAGCAAATCAAGGAAATAAGGGAAAAGTTTTTAAAATTAGAGGAAGAGGAGCCGGGCCTTCGTCTGACCGATGATGCAATTGCGAGCCTGTTGTCTAGGGATATACCAGTCTTGCAGAAAATCCAGAGTGCTATTGCAAGTATCATCACTGAAGAGCTGTCCAAACCTGTACGGACAGGTGATCTGTCCACAGTCCGATACGAAGTGGAAAGGAAGCTACGATTATCCGAAGCAATTCCTCCTGCGGAACTGCAGACGCTAATCACCCTTGGCAGATCATTAGTCGTCGAAACGGAAACAATCAACAAAGGATTGACGGACAAACGAATTGAAGAAGAAAAAAATGCGGTTGAGCCTACGAGGATCCTACAAGGACAAGTCATCGTGCGGGAAGGACAATTCATCGACTCCGAAATTTATAGACAGTTGGAATTGACTGGGCTATTGAAGAATCAATCCTCCACCAAACCTATGGCGGGTCTCATCATGTATGTGATTTTTATATCAATCATTGTTTTTATGCATTTTGTTACGTGGCAGGAAGACAATAACAAGAAAAAGAAAGCATTGTTGATCATCTATTCCATCTTTTTCATTCTCGTAATCATGATGAAGCTTATCAGTTTGATTGACAGAGAGTTCGATGTGCAGGTCGCTTTTCTATTTCCGACAGCACTAGCACCCCTTCTAGCAAAATTACTTACGAATGAAAGACTTGCTTTCATGTTGACAATCATCACAGCTTCGACGGCAGGTATTATGTTGCAGGAAGGTTTCGCCGCAATCATGCAGATGGAAGTCGCTCTGTATATTTTGTTCAGCGCAATCATTAGTATCTATGTCTTAGGGGACAATGGAAGAAGATCGAATATATTACGGACAAGCCTTTTTGTTGCAGCTTCTAATATTCTTTTCATAGGTTTCTATTTGTTGATGACACAATCATCGTATGAGCTGTCCGAGTTGCTATTTTATTTAATTGCCGCATTGGCTTCGGGAGTCATTTCGGGTGCCTTGACAATAGGGTTGATGCCCTTTTTTGAATCCGCTTTCGGCTTGCTTTCTGACATGAGGCTGATTGAGTTATCAAATCCAAATCATCCGCTATTGAAAAAAGTGCTCACCGAAACACCAGGTACATATCACCATAGTGTCATGGTCGCTAATTTGGCAGATGCTGCTTGTGAATCAGTAGGCGCGGATGGATTGTTGGCGAGGGTAGGCAGTTATTATCATGATATCGGGAAGACGATACGGCCGGGATTTTTCATCGAGAATCAACATGGCACTGTGAACCCGCATGATGAATTGCCGCCGGAAAAAAGTCGTGATATCATTATTGCCCATGCAAATGACGGGGCTGACCTGCTTGCCAAGCATAAAATGCCGATTGAAATCATCAATATTGCAAGACAGCATCATGGAACAAGTTTTTTAAAGTTTTTCTTTGTAAAGGCGAAGGAAATGGGACAGGATGTAGTGGAGGATGACTTCCGGTATCCCGGTCCAAAACCTCAGTCGAAAGAAATTGCTATTATTTCAATTGCGGATAGTGTGGAAGCAGCAGTGCGTTCATTGAAGGAGCCTACTCCGGAAAGAATCGCCAAATTGGTAAAATCAATTATCACTTCCAAACTGAATGATGGGCAATTCGATGAATGCGACTTGTCGATGAAGGAATTAAAAACGATTGAAAATGTCATCTGCGAAACGTTGAACGGCATTTTTCATAGCCGGATCGAGTATCCGGACTGA
- the ybeY gene encoding rRNA maturation RNase YbeY, whose translation MLDIYFNDETGNVTEDITRLVESLLNHAAAMEGLSDHPEVSVTFMTDDEIRKINAEYRGKDKATDVISFALEEMAEGEVAIVQEEGMPVVLGDILISIETAARQSAEYGHDNKREIGFLALHGFLHLLGYDHMTEEDEKRMFGRQKEILASFGLER comes from the coding sequence ATGCTGGATATTTATTTTAATGATGAAACGGGAAACGTTACCGAAGATATTACCCGACTGGTAGAAAGTTTATTGAACCATGCTGCCGCAATGGAGGGGCTATCTGATCATCCTGAAGTGTCCGTCACTTTCATGACGGATGATGAAATCAGGAAAATAAATGCTGAATACAGAGGTAAAGACAAAGCGACCGATGTCATTTCATTTGCATTAGAGGAGATGGCGGAAGGGGAAGTCGCAATTGTACAGGAAGAAGGCATGCCGGTAGTTCTTGGGGACATTCTCATTTCTATCGAGACAGCAGCGCGTCAGTCAGCTGAATACGGCCATGATAATAAGCGGGAAATCGGTTTTCTTGCATTGCACGGGTTCCTCCATCTACTTGGATATGACCATATGACGGAAGAAGATGAAAAGAGGATGTTCGGAAGGCAAAAAGAAATCCTCGCTTCTTTCGGCCTTGAAAGGTAA
- a CDS encoding diacylglycerol kinase family protein, which produces MHPFFKSFYYAFKGIRHGFQTERNFRFHVLAIAVVTTAGVLTGLTATEWCIIFIMFGWVTALELINTAIERTIDLVTEEIHPLAGQAKDLASGAVLIFAFFSAIIGLIIFIPKWFS; this is translated from the coding sequence ATGCACCCTTTCTTCAAGTCCTTTTATTATGCGTTCAAGGGGATCCGGCATGGCTTTCAGACTGAAAGGAACTTCAGGTTCCATGTACTTGCTATTGCTGTCGTGACGACTGCAGGTGTTTTAACAGGCCTCACTGCGACAGAGTGGTGCATCATCTTCATTATGTTCGGCTGGGTTACCGCTTTGGAATTGATCAATACGGCGATTGAACGCACTATCGACCTCGTTACGGAAGAGATTCATCCGCTTGCAGGACAGGCGAAAGATCTTGCTTCAGGAGCCGTTTTGATATTCGCATTTTTCTCCGCTATCATTGGTCTGATTATTTTCATACCGAAATGGTTCTCATAA
- a CDS encoding cytidine deaminase, whose translation MDKVKLMEEAKTAREKAYVPYSKFPVGAALLTGDGKVYHGCNIENSAYSMTNCAERTAFFKAVSEGITDFKALAVTGDTEGPISPCGACRQVIAEFCDSDMPVYLTNLNGKVLETTVRELLPGAFSKEDLKYAEGQQ comes from the coding sequence ATGGATAAAGTGAAATTGATGGAAGAAGCAAAAACAGCACGTGAAAAGGCATATGTGCCATATTCAAAATTTCCCGTCGGAGCGGCGCTTTTAACCGGTGATGGGAAAGTGTATCATGGCTGCAATATCGAGAACTCAGCTTATAGCATGACAAATTGTGCGGAAAGGACCGCATTCTTTAAAGCAGTTTCAGAAGGAATCACTGACTTCAAGGCATTGGCGGTGACAGGCGATACGGAAGGCCCGATTTCACCATGCGGCGCATGCAGACAAGTGATCGCTGAATTCTGCGATAGCGACATGCCTGTCTATTTAACGAATTTGAACGGTAAAGTGTTGGAGACGACTGTAAGGGAATTATTACCGGGTGCGTTTTCCAAGGAGGATCTTAAATATGCAGAAGGACAACAATAA
- the era gene encoding GTPase Era, giving the protein MQKDNNNFKSGFISIIGRPNVGKSTFLNRVVGQKIAIMSDKPQTTRNKVQGVVTTDNSQLVFIDTPGIHKPKHKLGDFMVKSARNTLKEVDVIMFMVNANEPIGGGDRFIIDLLQNTETPVFLVINKIDLVHPDDLLTTITSYTKEYDFAEVVPLSALNGNNVERLMETLAKYLPEGPKYYPDDQVTDHPERFIISEFIREKVLHLTREEIPHSVAVVIEKIERDESRGLVDVAATIIVDRDSQKGIVIGKKGALLKEIGTKARHDIEMLLGSKVYLELWVKVQKDWRNKPGQLREFGFREDEY; this is encoded by the coding sequence ATGCAGAAGGACAACAATAATTTCAAGTCAGGCTTCATATCGATCATCGGCCGGCCAAATGTTGGCAAATCAACATTTTTGAACCGCGTTGTAGGTCAGAAGATTGCAATCATGAGTGATAAACCGCAAACGACCAGGAACAAAGTGCAAGGAGTTGTTACTACGGACAACTCTCAGCTGGTATTCATCGATACGCCCGGAATTCATAAACCGAAGCATAAGCTAGGGGATTTCATGGTGAAGTCGGCACGAAATACGTTGAAGGAAGTCGATGTCATCATGTTCATGGTGAATGCCAATGAACCGATTGGCGGAGGGGACAGGTTCATCATCGATTTATTGCAGAATACGGAAACACCTGTTTTCCTAGTGATCAATAAAATCGATCTCGTCCATCCAGATGATCTATTGACGACAATAACATCTTACACTAAGGAATATGACTTTGCAGAAGTCGTTCCCTTATCCGCATTGAATGGCAATAATGTCGAAAGATTAATGGAAACATTGGCCAAGTACTTGCCGGAAGGACCGAAATACTATCCGGATGACCAAGTGACGGACCACCCTGAACGCTTCATTATTTCTGAATTTATACGGGAAAAAGTACTGCATTTGACCCGAGAAGAAATTCCGCATTCCGTCGCTGTCGTCATTGAAAAGATCGAAAGGGATGAAAGCCGCGGACTTGTTGACGTGGCAGCCACTATTATCGTCGATCGTGATTCTCAAAAAGGGATTGTCATAGGTAAAAAAGGCGCCCTGTTGAAAGAAATCGGAACGAAGGCAAGGCATGACATCGAAATGCTATTAGGTTCGAAAGTTTACCTGGAGCTCTGGGTGAAAGTGCAGAAGGATTGGCGCAATAAACCGGGACAACTTAGAGAATTCGGATTCCGCGAAGACGAATATTAA
- the recO gene encoding DNA repair protein RecO, producing the protein MLNKWEGIILKSIPYGEANKIVTLYTREAGKMTAMARGAKKPASRLAAVTQTFTHGYYLLRTGRGMGTLEQGEPIDSMRHIRENLEATAYASYIVELIDRLTEDRGQGSNVFGLLHEALHAINEQYDPEAIALFVEWKMLPVAGVHPVLHQCANCGATEGEFAFSFQEIGFLCHRCFQIDPYLVRITPTQLRLIRTFFTVPIQQVGSLDLKKATKQFMKKIVRTVYDEQVGVRLKSRSFLDQLERTPELLPQKEKPEEKGE; encoded by the coding sequence TTGCTGAATAAATGGGAAGGGATCATCCTCAAGAGCATTCCATACGGCGAAGCGAACAAAATTGTCACTCTCTATACACGAGAGGCGGGAAAAATGACTGCGATGGCACGGGGAGCAAAAAAACCTGCGAGTCGTTTAGCAGCCGTTACCCAGACGTTTACACACGGATATTATCTTCTTAGAACGGGGCGCGGAATGGGGACGTTGGAACAGGGCGAACCAATTGATTCGATGAGGCATATCAGGGAGAATCTAGAAGCGACGGCTTATGCCAGTTACATAGTGGAACTCATCGACCGATTGACAGAAGATCGGGGACAAGGCTCAAATGTCTTTGGGTTGTTGCATGAAGCGTTGCATGCTATCAACGAGCAATATGACCCCGAAGCCATTGCTTTATTTGTGGAGTGGAAGATGCTGCCTGTTGCGGGTGTCCATCCTGTGCTTCATCAATGCGCGAATTGCGGAGCGACGGAAGGGGAATTCGCTTTCTCGTTTCAGGAGATTGGATTCCTTTGTCATCGATGCTTCCAAATCGACCCTTATCTTGTAAGAATTACGCCTACTCAGCTTAGGTTGATACGCACATTTTTCACTGTTCCGATCCAGCAAGTCGGTTCCCTGGATCTGAAGAAGGCGACGAAACAATTTATGAAAAAAATTGTTCGGACGGTTTACGATGAACAAGTGGGGGTCCGCTTGAAGTCACGGTCTTTTCTGGACCAGTTGGAGCGTACCCCAGAACTATTGCCGCAAAAAGAAAAACCGGAAGAGAAAGGTGAATGA
- a CDS encoding glycine--tRNA ligase — MYSMEQIVNLSKQRGFVFPGSEIYGGLANTWDYGPLGIALKNNIKRAWWQKFVQESPYNEGLDAAILMNPKVWEASGHIGNFNDPMIDCKKCKTRHRADKLIEDALDEKGIELVVDGLPFEKMEELIQEHSIVCPTCGAMDYTGIRQFNLMFKTSQGVTDSSANEIFLRPETAQGIFVNFKNVQRSMRKKMPFGIAQIGKSFRNEITPGNFTFRTREFEQMELEFFCKPGEDMKWYEYWRDFSEKWLVDLGLTVENMRLREHNADELSHYSKGTVDIEYKFPFGWGELWGIANRTDFDLSRHMEHSGEDFHYQDPVTNEKYIPYCIEPSLGADRVTLAFLCDAFDEEVLEGDDKRTVMRFHPALAPIKAAVLPLSKKLSEGAEEVYAELRKHFATQYDDSQSIGRRYRRQDEIGTPFCITYDFDSEEDRQVTVRHRDSMEQVRMPIADVKEYIEKHLEF; from the coding sequence ATGTATTCAATGGAACAGATTGTCAATTTATCAAAACAAAGGGGCTTTGTATTTCCAGGATCGGAAATATACGGCGGCTTGGCGAACACTTGGGATTACGGTCCTCTCGGCATCGCGCTGAAAAATAATATCAAACGTGCTTGGTGGCAGAAATTCGTGCAGGAATCTCCTTATAACGAAGGACTCGATGCTGCGATCCTCATGAACCCGAAAGTATGGGAAGCTTCCGGTCATATCGGGAATTTCAACGACCCAATGATCGATTGCAAAAAATGTAAAACACGTCATCGTGCAGATAAGTTAATCGAAGATGCATTGGATGAAAAGGGCATAGAACTGGTCGTAGATGGCCTGCCATTCGAGAAAATGGAAGAACTTATTCAGGAACATTCTATCGTCTGCCCGACTTGCGGTGCAATGGACTATACGGGAATCCGACAGTTCAATTTGATGTTCAAAACATCACAAGGCGTTACCGATTCATCTGCCAATGAAATCTTCCTGCGTCCAGAAACGGCACAAGGGATTTTCGTCAATTTCAAAAATGTGCAACGGTCCATGCGTAAAAAGATGCCTTTCGGAATCGCGCAGATTGGAAAGAGCTTCCGTAATGAAATCACACCAGGAAACTTCACGTTCCGTACTCGTGAATTTGAACAGATGGAATTGGAATTCTTCTGTAAGCCTGGTGAAGATATGAAATGGTATGAGTATTGGAGAGACTTCTCCGAAAAATGGCTGGTGGACCTTGGTTTGACGGTTGAAAACATGCGCTTGCGTGAGCATAACGCTGACGAGCTTTCCCACTATTCCAAAGGAACAGTGGATATCGAATACAAATTCCCATTCGGATGGGGAGAGCTATGGGGCATTGCGAACCGTACAGATTTCGATTTGTCTCGACATATGGAACATTCCGGTGAAGACTTCCATTATCAAGATCCAGTTACGAACGAAAAATATATCCCTTATTGCATTGAGCCATCTCTCGGTGCGGATCGCGTAACTCTCGCATTCCTATGCGATGCTTTTGATGAAGAAGTGCTTGAGGGAGACGACAAACGGACTGTCATGCGTTTCCACCCTGCACTTGCGCCTATTAAAGCGGCTGTCCTTCCGTTGTCCAAAAAGCTATCGGAAGGTGCTGAAGAGGTCTATGCTGAACTGCGCAAGCATTTTGCGACACAATATGACGATTCCCAATCCATTGGTAGACGTTACCGCAGACAGGATGAAATCGGGACTCCATTCTGCATCACATACGATTTCGACTCGGAGGAAGATCGCCAAGTGACAGTAAGGCACCGCGATTCCATGGAACAAGTTCGTATGCCGATTGCGGATGTAAAGGAGTACATCGAAAAACATCTCGAATTTTAA
- a CDS encoding helix-turn-helix transcriptional regulator, with translation MELNKRQNEILEIVKMDGPITGEQIAERLSLARATIRPDLAILTMAGYLDARPRVGYFYSGKKPAQSIADDMNSMKVGDFQSIPVVVNENVTVYDAICQMFLDDVGTLFVVDKSSYLSGVLSRKDLLRTSLGKSELDKMPVHVIMTRMPNITYCKKQDSLIQAAKKMIEQQIDSLPVVTIKEEGLEVAGRITKTNITRAFLSLAEDHEL, from the coding sequence ATGGAATTGAATAAGCGCCAGAATGAAATCCTTGAAATTGTCAAAATGGATGGTCCTATAACTGGTGAACAGATTGCTGAAAGGTTGAGTCTGGCAAGAGCCACTATAAGACCCGACTTGGCAATACTGACAATGGCAGGCTATTTGGATGCAAGGCCACGTGTCGGCTACTTCTATTCAGGGAAAAAACCAGCCCAATCCATTGCTGACGACATGAATAGCATGAAGGTCGGTGATTTTCAGTCCATACCTGTAGTTGTCAATGAAAATGTGACTGTTTACGACGCTATTTGTCAAATGTTCCTAGATGATGTTGGTACGTTGTTTGTCGTAGATAAATCCTCTTATCTGTCAGGGGTTCTATCACGCAAAGATCTTTTGCGGACGAGTCTTGGCAAAAGCGAACTGGATAAAATGCCGGTACATGTCATTATGACAAGGATGCCGAATATTACATATTGCAAGAAACAGGACTCCCTTATTCAAGCGGCAAAAAAAATGATTGAACAACAAATCGATTCTCTCCCTGTCGTTACCATCAAAGAGGAAGGACTGGAAGTGGCGGGAAGAATCACAAAGACGAATATTACCCGTGCATTCCTTTCGCTGGCTGAAGACCATGAACTATAA
- a CDS encoding pyruvate, water dikinase regulatory protein gives MRKLTLFIVSDSVGETADLVAKAAASQFRQDLETVSTKRFSHVEDETQLREIAYLAKRQNAIIIYTLVKSCMRKKLKEECQINGLQCIDLLGPIVKEIGTSLDEKPFEEPGLVRQLDDDYFKKIEAIEFAVKYDDGRDPRGVLKADIVLVGVSRTSKTPLSQYLAHRRYKVANVPLVPEVDPPEELYNIDPKKCFGLVISPSVLNSIRKERLIALGLKDDANYARIERIKQELEHFEKVVSKIGCTVIDVSNRAVEETANLILTEVANRNS, from the coding sequence ATGAGAAAGTTGACATTGTTCATCGTTTCCGATTCTGTCGGTGAGACAGCGGATTTAGTTGCCAAGGCAGCGGCTAGCCAATTCAGACAGGATCTTGAAACAGTATCGACAAAACGTTTTTCGCATGTCGAAGATGAAACCCAATTGCGGGAAATTGCCTATTTGGCAAAACGGCAAAATGCAATTATTATCTATACACTTGTAAAGAGCTGCATGCGGAAGAAATTGAAAGAGGAATGCCAAATCAATGGATTGCAATGCATCGATCTGCTAGGGCCGATCGTCAAAGAAATCGGCACATCCCTTGATGAAAAACCTTTCGAGGAACCGGGGCTTGTCCGCCAGTTGGATGATGATTATTTCAAAAAAATTGAAGCGATCGAATTTGCCGTAAAGTATGACGATGGCCGGGATCCTCGAGGCGTCTTGAAGGCGGACATTGTTTTAGTTGGCGTCTCACGTACATCGAAAACGCCTCTATCACAATATCTCGCTCACAGGCGATACAAAGTGGCGAACGTACCGCTTGTCCCGGAAGTTGATCCTCCAGAAGAATTATATAATATAGATCCTAAGAAATGCTTTGGCTTGGTTATTTCTCCAAGCGTGCTAAATTCTATCAGGAAAGAAAGATTGATAGCGCTAGGCTTGAAGGATGACGCAAATTATGCGAGAATCGAACGCATCAAACAAGAATTGGAGCATTTTGAGAAAGTGGTCTCAAAAATCGGCTGTACCGTCATTGATGTTTCAAACAGGGCTGTCGAAGAGACGGCTAACCTGATCTTAACCGAAGTTGCCAATCGCAATTCATAA